tGCCGGCAATGAAAAATAGGAGAAAAGCAGACATCgtctttgataaaaagtataaaaaaatactaaacagtttgcatattaaaagtatttccgTTAAACAATTTCTTCTACAGATGATATATACAAGACTtgcattttagtttgttttctttaaagtttaaataaataatataatttcaacagaATTAGTTGTTGCGCAAGTCCTcattgctttgttatttggtGATGATTCAAGGATTTCATACCACGCCTCATTAAGTTccctttattaatatataaataaacttatattgaatgtgaagttgttttattacaatgctCTATGAATCCAACAAACCCCAAGCTAAGAAACGGCAGTAAGTGGTTAGTGTGAACGAAGGCGactatgtacattttgcttcttgctcgttttgcgtatagtgttcattttaagtattgcacacattatgcgtattgtacattatgcgatttgctctttttgctatttgcacattatgcgatttgtacattttaagtgccgtgctcattttgcttgttgtacattttgctatgaagggCTTTTCAGAACCTAGTATCAAGAGGGGTTTAGGTAAGTAGCTATTTATTCATTCTAAGCTTTATAAGGTTTTATTTCTCAGCGTCATAGTATGAAGATAATAGTGCggaaaaaaataaaccaataattattttattcaactgtATTTACGAAGTAAAacgataaatacaaaatataaaatataacgcaAATCTTATTAAAACTCAGTATAGTCTAGTCTCCTTCGTCACCACCCTCCTCCTCTTCGTCGAACTCGCCTTCTTCCTCAGCAGTAGCGTCTTGGTACTGCTGGTACTCAGACACCAAGTCGTTCATGTTGCTCTCGGCCTCGGTAAACTCCATCTCGTCCATCCCCTCTCCAGTATACCAATGCAAGAACGCTTTACGTCTAAACATAGCAGTGAATTGCTCAGAAATACGCTTGAACAACTCCTGGATAGCCGTAGAATTCCCAATGAAGGTAGCAGACATCTTCAAACCTCGAGGTGGAATATCGCACACAGCGGTCTTCACGTTGTTCGGAATCCACTCGACGAAGTACGAAGAATTCTTGTTCTGGATGTTCATCATCTGCTCGTCCACCTCCTTCATAGACATACGGCCTCTGAAGACTGCGGCCACAGTCAGATACCTGCCGTGGCGAGGATCACACGCAGCCATCATGTTCTTAGCGTCAAACATCTGTTGAGTGAGCTCTGGCACAGTCAGAGCTCGGTACTGCTGGCTTCCTCTAGACGTCAGTGGCGCAAACCCAGGGATGAAGAAATGCAGACGAGGGAACGGCACCATGTTTACAGCCAGTTTCCTCAAATCTGCGTTCAGTTGGCCAGGGAACCGGAGGCAAGTGGTGACTCCCGACATCGTCGCAGACACCAGATGGTTCAAGTCTCCGTAAGTCGGCGTGGTCAGTTTCAAAGTACGGAAGCAAATGTCATACAGAGCCTCGTTATCAATACAATAGGATTCGTCAGTGTTTTCCACCAGCTGGTGCACAGACAATGTGGCATTATAAGGTTCTACTACGGTATCCGACACCTTTGGCGACGGTACTACGCTGAATGTGTTCATGATACGGTCGGGGTACTCCTCTCGGATCTTCGAAATCAGCAAAGTTCCTAGTCCGGCGCCGGTTCCTCCTCCTAGAGAGTGTGTCAGCTGGAAGCCTTGTAGACAATCGCAGCCTTCGGCTTCCTTTCTGACTA
This Anticarsia gemmatalis isolate Benzon Research Colony breed Stoneville strain chromosome 25, ilAntGemm2 primary, whole genome shotgun sequence DNA region includes the following protein-coding sequences:
- the LOC142983944 gene encoding tubulin beta chain — protein: MREIVHIQAGQCGNQIGAKFWEVISDEHGIDPTGTYHGDSDLQLERINVYYNEATGGKYVPRAILVDLEPGTMDSVRSGPFGQIFRPDNFVFGQSGAGNNWAKGHYTEGAELVDSVLDVVRKEAEGCDCLQGFQLTHSLGGGTGAGLGTLLISKIREEYPDRIMNTFSVVPSPKVSDTVVEPYNATLSVHQLVENTDESYCIDNEALYDICFRTLKLTTPTYGDLNHLVSATMSGVTTCLRFPGQLNADLRKLAVNMVPFPRLHFFIPGFAPLTSRGSQQYRALTVPELTQQMFDAKNMMAACDPRHGRYLTVAAVFRGRMSMKEVDEQMMNIQNKNSSYFVEWIPNNVKTAVCDIPPRGLKMSATFIGNSTAIQELFKRISEQFTAMFRRKAFLHWYTGEGMDEMEFTEAESNMNDLVSEYQQYQDATAEEEGEFDEEEEGGDEGD